In the Arachis ipaensis cultivar K30076 chromosome B10, Araip1.1, whole genome shotgun sequence genome, one interval contains:
- the LOC107621002 gene encoding uncharacterized protein LOC107621002, which yields MMISSDLRGDMTEGNLKVSYKESMLTSIGPRLEESPSVMEEVLEDASDRRTDVSKKEFEDWCRPWKSTLVVKVLGKRVGLAFMEQRLQRDWVRKGSLDGGGHYLIVQRWRPFFLTSEHRVRKIAAWVRIPNLPIELYNQRFLWRVGSAIGQMIKIDRPTSIHSRGKFARICVEIDLAKKLVPKISVMGCELNIEYEGLHQICFTCGKYGHRADMCTEAPTNEAPQPKITGEVSHAGVESNQKRNEDQHGNNPHLVSQRDSGYEQNFLDFGP from the exons ATGATGATCTCCTCAGACCTGCGAGGAGATATGACCGAGGGAAACTTGAAGGTGTCATACAAGGAGTCTATGCTTACGTCCATTGGACCAAGACTGGAGGAGAGTCCCAGCGTGATGGAGGAGGTGCTCGAAGACGCCTCTGATCGGAGGACAGATG TATCGAAAAAAGAATTTGAAGATTGGTGCAGACCTTGGAAGTCAACACTTGTTGTGAAAGTCCTAGGCAAACGTGTGGGGCTAGCATTCATGGAACAACGACTACAAAGAGACTGGGTGAGAAAAG GGTCCTTGGATGGTGGCGGACACTATCTCATAGTTCAAAGGTGGAGGCCTTTCTTTCTCACGTCGGAGCATCGAGTAAGAAAAATAGCGGCCTGGGTCCGGATCCCGAACCTCCCCATCGAACTCTATAATCAACGTTTCCTATGGAGAGTTGGATCGGCGATAGGTCAGATGATCAAAATTGATCGGCCAACGTCTATACACTCGAGGGGCAAGTTTGCTAGAATTTGTGTAGAAATTGATCTTGCCAAGAAACTGGTGCCAAAGATCTCGGTGATGGGGTGTGAGCTCAATATTGAGTATGAAGGTTTGCACCAAATTTGCTTTACGTGCGGCAAGTATGGCCATCGAGCTGACATGTGTACTGAAGCTCCGACCAATGAAGCTCCGCAGCCAAAAATCACTGGCGAGGTAAGCCATGCCGGAGTTGAATCCAACCAAAAAAGGAATGAGGACCAACATGGAAATAATCCACATTTAGTGTCTCAACGTGATTCTGGCTACGAGCAAAATTTCCTTGATTTTGGGCCTTAG